From Pandoraea vervacti, the proteins below share one genomic window:
- a CDS encoding MFS transporter, whose translation MRHIDVHHLADEARFNGYHGRILLWCALIIIFDGYDLAVAGIALPSIMKAMNVDATSAGFMVSSALFGMMFGAIVMGMVADSIGRRKAIAICVLMFSLFTAAAGLTREPVSFSVTRFLAGVGIGGVMPIVVAQMTEYSPRRLRGTLVTLMFSGYSVGGMLAALLGKGLIESYGWQSVFLAASLPALLVPFAMRALPESMPFLIRTGRLDTLRQVLGRLSPTYVAQPSDQFGLPNTDRKQAAPLSRLFQDGRGFSTVMLWVAFFMCLFMVYALSSWLAKLMASAGYSLGSALTFVLVLNFGAMLGAIGGGWLADRFNIKYVLVGMYALAAVSITLLGVKVPTPVLFVLVGLAGASTIGTQIVTYAYAGQFYPMAARGTGIGWASGVGRSGAILAPIVIGVLVSMSLPLQQNFMAIAIPAVIAVIAVLLIDHKKSASVQQQAAAQSRNHSAGLANGAGEPA comes from the coding sequence ATGCGACATATCGACGTACATCATCTGGCCGACGAAGCGCGCTTCAACGGCTATCACGGGCGCATTCTGCTTTGGTGCGCACTCATCATCATCTTCGACGGCTACGATCTCGCGGTCGCCGGCATTGCGCTGCCGTCGATCATGAAGGCCATGAACGTCGACGCGACCAGCGCTGGTTTCATGGTCAGCTCTGCCCTCTTCGGCATGATGTTCGGCGCGATCGTGATGGGCATGGTGGCCGACAGCATCGGCCGTCGCAAGGCGATCGCCATTTGTGTGCTGATGTTCTCTCTATTCACCGCGGCAGCCGGTCTCACCCGTGAGCCCGTCAGCTTCTCCGTAACACGCTTTCTCGCAGGCGTGGGCATCGGCGGCGTGATGCCTATCGTCGTCGCACAGATGACCGAGTATTCGCCGCGCCGCCTGCGCGGCACGCTGGTCACGCTGATGTTCTCGGGCTACTCGGTCGGCGGCATGCTCGCCGCGCTGCTCGGCAAGGGACTGATCGAATCCTATGGCTGGCAGTCCGTATTTCTCGCCGCGAGCCTGCCGGCGTTGCTCGTGCCTTTCGCCATGAGAGCGCTGCCGGAATCCATGCCGTTTCTGATTCGCACGGGACGCCTCGACACGCTCAGACAAGTGCTCGGCCGTCTGTCGCCCACGTATGTCGCCCAGCCGTCCGATCAGTTCGGCTTGCCCAATACCGACCGCAAGCAGGCGGCACCGCTCTCGCGTCTGTTTCAGGATGGCCGAGGCTTCAGCACGGTGATGCTTTGGGTCGCGTTCTTCATGTGCCTGTTCATGGTGTACGCGCTCAGTTCGTGGCTCGCGAAGCTCATGGCAAGCGCCGGATACAGCCTCGGATCCGCACTCACGTTCGTACTCGTGCTCAACTTCGGCGCGATGCTCGGCGCCATCGGCGGCGGCTGGCTCGCCGATCGCTTCAACATCAAGTACGTGCTCGTGGGGATGTACGCGCTTGCCGCCGTCTCGATCACGCTGCTCGGCGTGAAGGTGCCGACACCGGTGCTGTTCGTGCTCGTGGGCCTGGCGGGTGCCTCGACCATCGGCACGCAGATCGTGACGTACGCCTACGCGGGTCAGTTCTATCCGATGGCCGCGCGCGGCACGGGCATCGGCTGGGCCTCAGGCGTGGGGCGCAGCGGCGCCATTCTCGCGCCCATCGTGATCGGCGTGCTTGTGAGCATGTCGTTGCCGTTGCAGCAAAACTTTATGGCAATCGCGATTCCTGCCGTCATCGCCGTGATCGCCGTGTTGCTCATCGACCACAAGAAATCGGCATCGGTGCAGCAGCAAGCGGCAGCCCAATCGAGAAACCATTCGGCAGGATTGGCGAACGGCGCGGGAGAACCTGCGTAA
- the bglX gene encoding beta-glucosidase BglX, which translates to MQTLRALALAASLVVAPAFASAAQASDNADKRDVPVATVAPIAMPSASAKQKFVDDLLARMTLDEKIGQLRLISIGAEMPQPQLIKEIAAGRVGGTFNSVTPSENRPLQDAAVKQSRLKIPIFFAYDIVHGHRTVFPISLGLASSWDMSVVRQAARVSAVEASADGLDATFAPMVDISRDPRWGRTSEGFGEDPYLVSQSARASVQGFQGTSPANPDSLMAFVKHFALYGAVEGGRDYNVVDMSPMRMYQDYLPPYRAGIDAGAGGVMIALNSVNGTPATSNKWLLQDLLRGEWGFKGVTVSDHGAIEELMRHGVAKDGREAARLAIEAGVDMSMADQQYLKQLPDLVKSGDVPMRYIDNAVREVLGAKYDMGLFADPYRRIGQAGNDPKDVNAESRMHRDAARDVARKSVVLLENRHDTLPLRKAGKVAVIGPLADSKLDMMGSWSAAGKHAQAVSLLQGVRDVLGTNAQVSYARGANITDDPRVVEYLNFLDWDNPEVVQDKRTPQQMIDEAVQVARNADTLIVAVGESRGMSHEASSRTSLMLPSSQLALLQALKATGKPLVVVLMNGRPLDLNWVSVNADAMLETWYAGTEGGHAIADVLFGDYNPSGRLPISFPRSIGQIPTYYNQLRIGRPFTPGKPANYTSQYFEEDSGPLYAFGYGLSYTTFEVSPVKLSSKSMTTGGKLDASVTVRNTGKREGETVVQLYLQDVAASIVRPVKELKGFQKVSLKPGESRTVHFAIDAGLLKFYNAKLQYVAEPGEFNVQIGLDSQHVEQATFTLQ; encoded by the coding sequence ATGCAAACGCTCCGCGCACTGGCTCTCGCAGCCAGTCTCGTAGTGGCGCCGGCCTTTGCCAGCGCCGCTCAAGCTTCCGACAACGCCGACAAGCGCGACGTTCCCGTTGCAACCGTTGCACCCATTGCAATGCCTTCGGCGTCCGCCAAGCAAAAGTTTGTCGACGATCTCCTCGCGCGCATGACGCTCGACGAGAAAATCGGCCAGTTGCGCCTGATCAGCATCGGTGCGGAGATGCCGCAGCCGCAACTCATCAAGGAAATCGCCGCCGGCCGTGTCGGCGGCACTTTCAACTCGGTGACGCCGAGCGAGAACCGCCCGTTGCAGGACGCCGCCGTCAAACAAAGCCGCCTGAAGATTCCGATCTTCTTCGCTTACGATATCGTGCACGGCCACCGTACCGTGTTTCCGATCAGCCTCGGCCTGGCGTCGAGCTGGGACATGTCGGTCGTTCGTCAGGCGGCGCGCGTGTCCGCCGTCGAAGCGAGTGCCGACGGCCTCGACGCGACTTTCGCGCCCATGGTGGACATCTCGCGCGACCCGCGCTGGGGTCGCACCTCGGAAGGCTTCGGCGAGGACCCCTATCTGGTCTCGCAAAGCGCACGCGCGAGCGTGCAGGGCTTTCAGGGCACGTCGCCCGCCAACCCCGACAGCCTGATGGCGTTCGTGAAGCACTTCGCGCTGTACGGCGCGGTCGAAGGCGGACGTGACTACAACGTCGTCGACATGAGCCCGATGCGCATGTATCAGGACTATCTGCCGCCATATCGCGCCGGGATCGACGCGGGCGCGGGCGGCGTGATGATTGCGCTGAACTCGGTCAATGGCACGCCCGCCACGTCCAACAAGTGGCTGCTGCAAGACCTGCTGCGTGGCGAATGGGGTTTCAAGGGTGTGACGGTCAGCGATCATGGCGCCATCGAGGAACTGATGCGTCACGGCGTGGCGAAGGACGGCCGCGAGGCCGCCAGGCTCGCCATCGAAGCCGGCGTCGACATGAGCATGGCCGATCAGCAGTACCTCAAGCAGTTACCGGACCTGGTGAAGTCGGGCGACGTGCCGATGCGTTATATCGACAACGCCGTGCGCGAAGTGCTCGGGGCGAAATACGACATGGGCCTCTTTGCCGATCCGTATCGCCGCATCGGACAGGCCGGGAACGATCCGAAGGACGTGAATGCCGAAAGCCGCATGCACCGCGATGCGGCGCGCGATGTCGCCCGCAAGTCGGTCGTGCTGCTGGAGAATCGGCATGACACGCTGCCGCTCAGGAAAGCGGGCAAGGTCGCCGTGATCGGACCGCTCGCCGACTCGAAGCTCGACATGATGGGCAGTTGGTCGGCCGCAGGCAAGCACGCGCAGGCCGTGTCGCTGCTCCAGGGCGTACGCGACGTGCTCGGCACGAACGCCCAGGTCAGCTATGCGCGTGGCGCGAACATCACCGATGATCCGCGCGTCGTCGAATATCTCAACTTCCTCGACTGGGACAATCCGGAAGTCGTGCAGGACAAGCGCACGCCGCAGCAGATGATCGACGAGGCCGTGCAGGTCGCGCGCAATGCCGATACGCTGATCGTGGCCGTGGGCGAATCGCGCGGCATGTCGCACGAGGCATCGAGCCGCACGAGCCTGATGCTCCCGAGCAGCCAGCTTGCGTTGTTACAGGCGCTCAAGGCCACGGGCAAGCCGCTCGTGGTCGTGCTGATGAACGGCCGCCCGCTGGACCTGAACTGGGTGAGCGTCAACGCCGACGCCATGCTCGAGACCTGGTACGCCGGGACCGAGGGCGGTCATGCGATTGCCGATGTGCTGTTCGGCGACTACAACCCGTCGGGCAGGCTGCCAATCTCGTTTCCGCGCTCGATCGGTCAGATTCCGACGTACTACAACCAGTTGCGCATCGGCCGTCCGTTTACGCCGGGCAAGCCTGCGAACTATACGTCGCAATACTTCGAGGAAGACTCGGGGCCGCTGTACGCCTTCGGCTATGGCCTGAGCTACACCACCTTCGAGGTGTCCCCGGTCAAGCTCTCGTCGAAGTCGATGACGACCGGCGGCAAGCTCGACGCGAGCGTCACGGTGCGCAACACGGGCAAGCGCGAAGGCGAGACCGTCGTGCAGTTGTACTTGCAGGACGTGGCCGCTTCGATCGTGCGCCCGGTCAAGGAACTGAAGGGCTTCCAGAAGGTGAGCCTGAAGCCGGGCGAATCGCGCACGGTGCACTTCGCCATCGACGCCGGCTTGCTGAAGTTCTACAACGCGAAGCTGCAATACGTGGCCGAGCCGGGCGAATTCAACGTCCAGATCGGCCTCGACTCGCAGCACGTCGAACAGGCGACATTTACCCTTCAGTAA
- a CDS encoding LysR family transcriptional regulator — MPVNPNLDDLRVFCQVARRASFSAAAEALGVSPAYVSKRVGMLEADLGTRLLHRSTRRVAITDAGERVYAWAEKILDDVNHLMEDVSSTRQVPRGTLRVSSSFGFGRHVVAPAMSRLRALHPQLNVRLDLFDRIVDVAAEGYDLDVRIGDDIAPHLIARKLADNHRVLCASAAYLETHGTPRQLSDLAGHACIVIKERDHPFGVWRLQQRGESVSLKVTGPLSTNHGEVAVQWALDAQGIVLRSMWDVGALIARGELVQVLPEVTQPANVWAVYPSRVASSAKVRACVEFLAGEFQTQA, encoded by the coding sequence CTGCCCGTCAATCCGAATCTCGACGACCTGCGCGTGTTCTGTCAGGTCGCCCGCCGCGCCAGTTTCTCGGCGGCCGCCGAAGCGCTGGGCGTCTCACCGGCCTATGTCAGCAAACGCGTGGGCATGCTCGAAGCGGACCTTGGCACGCGGTTGCTGCACCGCTCGACGCGGCGCGTGGCGATTACCGACGCGGGCGAGCGAGTCTACGCATGGGCCGAGAAGATTCTCGACGACGTGAATCATCTGATGGAGGACGTATCGAGCACCCGGCAGGTGCCGCGCGGCACGCTGCGAGTATCGAGCAGCTTCGGCTTCGGACGTCACGTGGTCGCGCCGGCAATGTCCCGACTGCGCGCGCTGCATCCCCAGTTGAACGTGCGCCTCGATCTGTTCGACCGGATCGTGGACGTCGCGGCCGAAGGCTACGACCTCGACGTGCGTATCGGCGACGACATTGCGCCACATCTGATCGCCCGCAAGCTCGCCGACAACCATCGCGTGTTATGCGCCTCGGCCGCGTATCTGGAGACGCACGGCACGCCGCGTCAGTTGAGCGATCTGGCCGGACACGCCTGCATCGTCATCAAGGAACGGGATCATCCGTTCGGCGTGTGGCGGCTACAGCAGCGCGGCGAATCCGTCTCGCTCAAGGTCACGGGGCCGCTGTCGACGAATCACGGGGAAGTCGCGGTGCAATGGGCGCTCGACGCGCAAGGCATCGTGCTGCGCTCGATGTGGGACGTGGGGGCGCTCATCGCGCGCGGGGAACTGGTGCAGGTGTTGCCGGAGGTCACGCAACCGGCCAATGTGTGGGCGGTGTATCCGTCGCGCGTGGCGTCGTCAGCGAAGGTGCGTGCCTGCGTCGAATTCCTTGCCGGGGAATTTCAGACGCAGGCGTGA
- a CDS encoding glucan biosynthesis protein G, with translation MFSQTPFWRRYASRLVVGAALVGAAHAHAFSLDDVTARAKALSDKPYAAPVSNLTPAFAKMQFGDYIKIQPRREAFEWNDQPTAFKLGFYHQGMQFSTPVKINEIVGSGASAKIDEIKYDSNRFDFGDLKLERSATHNLGYAGFRVLYPINEPGKLDEIMSVLGASYFRVIGKGQIYGLSARGLAIDTGLPIAEEFPAFREFWIERPNAGDKHLVFYALLDSKRATGAYRFDLTPGEDSVLKVQARVFMRDKVTKLGIAPLTSMFLFGPNQQRDPYNFRPALHDSNGLAIHAGNGEWIWRPLNNPRNLAISQFQVTNPRGFGLLQRGRDFSQYEDLKDRYDLRPSAWVEPQGDWGKGHVELVEIPSPDETNDNIGAFWTPDQLPPKGQPLQADYNIRWTMNERGIIDRNLAWVKQTLRTAGEITQANLIRHFDGSTGLIVDFDGGPLATLPAASVTPQVSVSDNATIIEQTLQPNPATRGMRLNLRVMVKDPAKVVELRAALVSGGRAISETWSYQLPPFSVAKQ, from the coding sequence TTGTTTTCTCAGACCCCGTTCTGGCGCCGCTACGCGTCGCGGCTCGTCGTCGGCGCCGCCCTGGTGGGCGCCGCGCATGCCCATGCGTTCTCCCTCGACGACGTGACCGCCCGCGCCAAAGCGCTTTCCGACAAGCCCTACGCGGCCCCGGTGAGCAACCTCACGCCGGCCTTCGCGAAAATGCAGTTCGGCGACTACATCAAGATCCAGCCGCGCCGCGAAGCGTTCGAATGGAACGATCAGCCCACGGCCTTCAAGCTCGGCTTCTATCATCAGGGCATGCAGTTCAGCACGCCGGTGAAGATCAACGAAATCGTCGGCAGCGGCGCCAGCGCGAAGATCGACGAGATCAAGTACGACAGCAACCGCTTCGACTTCGGCGATCTCAAGCTCGAGCGCAGCGCAACTCACAATCTGGGGTATGCGGGCTTCCGGGTGCTCTATCCCATCAACGAACCGGGCAAGCTCGACGAGATCATGAGCGTGCTGGGCGCGAGCTATTTCCGCGTCATCGGCAAGGGACAGATCTATGGCCTGTCGGCGCGTGGCCTCGCCATCGACACCGGTTTGCCCATCGCCGAAGAATTCCCGGCGTTTCGCGAATTCTGGATCGAGCGTCCCAATGCGGGCGACAAGCATCTCGTCTTCTACGCCCTGCTCGATTCGAAGCGCGCCACCGGCGCCTACCGTTTCGACCTGACGCCAGGCGAGGATTCCGTGCTCAAGGTGCAGGCCCGCGTGTTCATGCGCGACAAGGTGACGAAGCTTGGCATCGCGCCGCTCACGAGCATGTTCCTGTTCGGGCCGAACCAGCAGCGCGACCCTTACAACTTCCGCCCGGCGTTGCATGACTCGAACGGGCTGGCGATTCACGCGGGCAACGGCGAATGGATCTGGCGCCCCCTGAACAATCCGCGCAATCTCGCCATCAGCCAGTTCCAGGTGACGAATCCGCGCGGCTTCGGTCTGCTCCAGCGCGGGCGCGATTTCTCGCAGTACGAAGACCTGAAGGATCGCTACGACCTGCGCCCGAGCGCCTGGGTCGAGCCGCAGGGCGACTGGGGCAAAGGTCACGTTGAACTCGTCGAGATTCCGTCGCCGGACGAAACCAACGACAACATCGGCGCGTTCTGGACGCCTGACCAGTTGCCGCCCAAGGGGCAGCCGTTGCAGGCCGACTACAACATTCGCTGGACGATGAACGAGCGCGGCATCATCGATCGCAATCTGGCGTGGGTGAAGCAGACGCTTCGCACGGCCGGCGAAATCACACAGGCCAACCTGATTCGTCACTTCGACGGCAGCACCGGCCTGATCGTGGACTTTGACGGCGGCCCGCTCGCCACGTTGCCCGCCGCGTCGGTCACGCCGCAGGTCAGCGTCAGCGATAACGCCACCATCATCGAGCAGACGCTGCAACCGAATCCGGCTACACGCGGCATGCGGCTGAACCTGCGGGTCATGGTCAAGGACCCGGCCAAGGTCGTCGAACTGCGTGCAGCGCTCGTCTCGGGGGGCCGTGCGATCAGCGAGACATGGAGCTATCAGCTCCCGCCCTTCTCGGTCGCGAAGCAATAA